A window of the Gemmatirosa kalamazoonensis genome harbors these coding sequences:
- a CDS encoding S41 family peptidase: MRSLRALVLLAVLPLSSLAAQGTRLLRQPTLSATQIAFTYGGDLWVVSRDGGDARRLTSTPAVESEPQFSPDGKWIAFTSTRSGGPAVWVVPAEGGDARRLTWSPAGERARGWTPDGRAVLFASGRVSAPTSYAKLFTIPLDGGPARQIPAYMGFRGSFAPDGKRLVVDRVDRWDVEFRSYRGGQNTPLTITDATSGAETRLPNERTMDIDPVWLGETIYFLSDRDWATNVWSYDTRTQALKQLTRFSNADVKSLGGQGSTLVFEQDGWLWTMDAAGGQPKKLTIEARGDFPWAMPHWTDVTRQIASASLGPTGKRALFEARGEIFTVPVEKGDARNLTRSPGAADRAPVWAPDGQRVAWFSDEGSGYRLLVASADALGTPRVLPIADAKFAWSPAWSPDGARIAFVDDKVRLRVMDLATGRLTTVDTGGAANDQGSMRPQWSPDSRWIAYAKSFPNQFRRIVVWGGADGARHVLTDALASAGEPVWDRNGRWLYFLASTDLGVQSGWADLGSLTRTSTNSVYVAVLRADEATPFLPESDEEAAARIIGAPTTPRPGTPTPGAPRDSALGARDSGRVAVRAPTDSTRVPSAESRVPTVRIDFDRIDRRILALPMPARDYALLVPGPAGVLFVGERVPNQPGTALHRFDMTKRRSEPFVSGVSRVSASGDGQKLMWQAGQSWVVAGTATAPRAGEGALRVSLGMPLDPTKEWKQIFDEAWRIERDFFYDPNHHGADWTAVRARYEPLLPWVRHRDDLTYVEDMMGGELSVGHSFTRGGDYPATDSSQIGALGADLVADGDRWRIARIYTSESWNPGLRAPLDAPGVKARVGDYLLAVNGVPITTRDEPWKALDGTADRQTVLRLNDRPNDDGGWNVTVVPVRSESQLRQRAWIEDNRRRVDSLSHGTLAYVWVPNTSPPAITAFDRYYFAQQDRHGAVIDERFNGGGLLDDYMVGIMLRRPVGGVSTFVPGAPNTRLPASGILGPKVLVTNELAGSGGDYFPWVFRQMGVGPLIGTRTWGGLVNASVPYPLVDGGTITAPALAVFGPSGQYIVEGEGVPPDIEVVQESQAIARGRDPQLERAVQEAMKLVETKAVLAPPRPAKIPEHARRPGGSR, translated from the coding sequence ATGCGCTCGCTTCGCGCGCTCGTCCTGCTCGCCGTCCTGCCGCTCTCGTCGCTCGCCGCGCAGGGCACGCGCCTTCTTCGCCAGCCCACGCTGAGCGCGACGCAGATCGCGTTCACCTACGGCGGCGACCTGTGGGTCGTGAGTCGCGACGGCGGCGACGCGCGTCGGCTCACGAGCACTCCCGCGGTCGAGAGCGAGCCGCAGTTCTCGCCCGACGGCAAGTGGATCGCGTTCACGTCCACGCGCTCGGGCGGGCCCGCGGTGTGGGTCGTGCCGGCGGAGGGCGGCGACGCGCGGCGGCTCACGTGGAGCCCCGCCGGCGAGCGCGCCCGCGGCTGGACGCCCGACGGCCGCGCGGTGCTGTTCGCGTCGGGCCGCGTCTCCGCGCCGACGTCGTACGCGAAGCTGTTCACCATCCCGCTCGACGGCGGCCCGGCGCGGCAGATCCCGGCGTACATGGGCTTCCGCGGCAGCTTCGCGCCCGACGGCAAGCGGCTCGTCGTCGACCGCGTCGACCGGTGGGACGTGGAGTTCCGGTCGTACCGCGGCGGCCAGAACACGCCGCTCACCATCACCGACGCGACGAGCGGCGCCGAGACCCGGCTGCCTAACGAGCGCACGATGGACATCGATCCGGTGTGGCTCGGCGAGACGATCTACTTCCTCTCCGACCGCGACTGGGCGACGAACGTGTGGTCGTACGACACGCGCACGCAGGCGCTGAAGCAGCTCACGCGCTTCTCGAACGCCGACGTGAAGTCGCTCGGCGGGCAGGGGAGCACGCTCGTCTTCGAGCAGGACGGCTGGCTGTGGACGATGGACGCCGCCGGCGGCCAGCCGAAGAAGCTGACGATCGAGGCGCGCGGCGACTTCCCGTGGGCGATGCCGCACTGGACCGACGTCACGCGACAGATCGCGAGCGCGTCGCTCGGCCCCACGGGCAAGCGTGCGCTGTTCGAGGCACGCGGCGAGATCTTCACGGTACCGGTGGAGAAGGGCGACGCGCGCAATCTCACGCGCTCGCCGGGCGCCGCCGACCGCGCGCCGGTGTGGGCGCCCGATGGGCAGCGTGTGGCGTGGTTCTCGGACGAGGGGAGCGGCTACCGGCTGCTCGTCGCGAGCGCCGATGCGTTAGGCACCCCGCGCGTCCTGCCGATCGCGGACGCGAAGTTCGCGTGGAGCCCCGCGTGGTCGCCCGACGGCGCGCGCATCGCGTTCGTCGACGACAAGGTGCGGCTGCGCGTCATGGACCTCGCCACGGGCCGCCTCACGACCGTCGACACCGGCGGCGCGGCGAACGACCAGGGCTCCATGCGGCCACAGTGGTCGCCCGACTCGCGGTGGATCGCGTACGCGAAGTCGTTCCCGAACCAGTTCCGCCGCATCGTGGTGTGGGGCGGCGCCGACGGCGCGCGCCACGTGCTCACCGACGCGCTCGCGAGCGCGGGGGAGCCGGTGTGGGACCGCAACGGCCGCTGGCTCTACTTCCTCGCGAGCACGGACCTCGGCGTGCAGAGCGGGTGGGCGGACCTCGGGAGCCTCACGCGCACGTCGACGAACTCGGTGTACGTCGCCGTGCTGCGCGCCGACGAGGCGACGCCGTTCCTGCCGGAGAGCGACGAGGAGGCGGCGGCGCGCATCATCGGCGCGCCCACCACGCCGCGTCCGGGTACGCCGACGCCGGGCGCGCCGCGGGACTCGGCACTCGGGGCTCGGGACTCGGGGCGCGTGGCGGTGCGCGCGCCGACCGACAGCACGCGAGTCCCGAGTGCCGAGTCCCGAGTCCCGACCGTGCGCATCGACTTCGACCGCATCGACCGGCGCATCCTCGCGCTGCCGATGCCGGCGCGCGACTACGCGCTGCTCGTGCCCGGCCCGGCCGGCGTGCTGTTCGTCGGCGAGCGCGTGCCGAACCAGCCCGGCACCGCGCTGCACCGGTTCGACATGACGAAGCGCCGCAGCGAGCCGTTCGTGAGCGGCGTGTCGCGCGTCTCGGCGTCGGGCGACGGGCAGAAGCTCATGTGGCAGGCGGGGCAGAGCTGGGTCGTCGCCGGCACGGCCACGGCGCCGCGCGCCGGCGAGGGGGCGCTGCGCGTTTCGTTAGGCATGCCGCTCGACCCGACGAAGGAGTGGAAGCAGATCTTCGACGAGGCGTGGCGCATCGAGCGCGACTTCTTCTACGACCCGAACCACCACGGCGCCGACTGGACCGCGGTGCGCGCGCGCTACGAGCCGCTGCTGCCGTGGGTGCGCCACCGCGACGACCTCACGTACGTCGAGGACATGATGGGCGGCGAGCTGTCCGTCGGGCACTCGTTCACGCGCGGCGGCGACTACCCGGCCACGGACTCGTCGCAGATCGGCGCGCTCGGCGCGGACCTCGTCGCCGACGGCGACCGGTGGCGCATCGCGCGCATCTACACGAGCGAGAGCTGGAACCCGGGGCTGCGCGCGCCGCTCGACGCGCCGGGGGTGAAGGCGCGCGTCGGCGACTACCTCCTCGCCGTGAACGGCGTCCCCATCACGACGCGCGACGAGCCGTGGAAGGCGCTCGACGGCACCGCCGACCGGCAGACCGTGCTGCGCCTGAACGATCGGCCTAACGACGACGGCGGATGGAACGTCACCGTGGTGCCGGTGCGCAGCGAATCGCAGCTGCGGCAGCGCGCGTGGATCGAGGACAACCGCCGGCGGGTCGACTCGCTGTCGCACGGCACACTGGCCTACGTGTGGGTGCCCAACACCAGCCCGCCGGCGATCACCGCGTTCGACCGCTACTACTTCGCGCAGCAGGACCGCCACGGCGCCGTGATCGACGAGCGGTTCAACGGTGGCGGCCTGCTCGACGACTACATGGTGGGGATCATGCTGCGGCGACCGGTCGGCGGCGTGTCGACGTTCGTTCCCGGCGCGCCGAACACGCGCCTCCCGGCGTCCGGCATCCTCGGCCCCAAGGTGCTCGTGACGAACGAGCTCGCGGGCTCCGGCGGCGACTACTTCCCATGGGTGTTCCGGCAGATGGGGGTCGGGCCGCTCATCGGCACGCGCACGTGGGGCGGTCTCGTGAACGCGTCCGTGCCCTACCCGCTCGTCGACGGCGGCACGATCACCGCGCCGGCGCTCGCCGTGTTCGGGCCGAGCGGCCAGTACATCGTCGAGGGCGAAGGGGTGCCGCCCGACATCGAGGTCGTGCAGGAGTCGCAGGCCATCGCGCGCGGCCGCGACCCGCAGCTCGAGCGCGCCGTGCAGGAGGCGATGAAGCTCGTCGAGACGAAGGCGGTGCTGGCGCCGCCGCGTCCGGCGAAGATCCCGGAGCATGCGCGGCGACCAGGTGGAAGTCGTTAG
- a CDS encoding alpha/beta hydrolase codes for MTASPTRDDPHAGQPVRTAGAALDGARAAVILVHGRGASAESILSLAEALPVDGVAYLAPQAAGGTWYPLGFMSPIPRNEPGITSSMWAIDRLFARIADAGVPPERTMLLGFSQGACLATEYVARHARRYGGVAGLSGGLIGPDGTPRDYAGSLDGTPVFLGCSDVDFHIPAERVRETAEVLARLGGDVDMRLYPGMGHGVNEDEIEAVRGIVQGLGD; via the coding sequence ATGACGGCGAGCCCAACGCGCGACGACCCGCACGCGGGGCAGCCGGTGCGGACGGCTGGCGCAGCGCTCGACGGTGCGCGGGCCGCGGTGATCCTCGTGCACGGGCGCGGGGCGTCGGCGGAGAGCATCCTGTCGCTCGCCGAGGCGCTCCCCGTCGACGGCGTGGCGTACCTCGCGCCGCAGGCGGCGGGCGGCACGTGGTATCCGTTAGGCTTCATGTCGCCCATCCCACGCAACGAGCCGGGGATCACGTCGTCGATGTGGGCGATCGACCGCCTGTTCGCGCGCATCGCGGACGCCGGCGTGCCGCCCGAGCGCACGATGCTGCTCGGCTTCTCGCAGGGCGCGTGTCTCGCGACCGAGTACGTCGCGCGCCACGCGCGGCGCTACGGCGGCGTCGCGGGGCTGAGCGGCGGCTTGATCGGCCCCGACGGCACGCCGCGCGACTACGCCGGGTCGCTCGACGGCACGCCCGTGTTCCTTGGCTGCAGCGACGTCGACTTCCACATCCCGGCCGAGCGCGTGCGCGAGACGGCCGAGGTGCTCGCCCGGCTCGGCGGGGACGTCGACATGCGGCTGTACCCCGGCATGGGGCACGGGGTGAACGAGGACGAGATCGAGGCGGTGCGCGGGATCGTCCAGGGCCTGGGCGATTGA
- a CDS encoding DUF2911 domain-containing protein has protein sequence MLRSIRALAALLVVPPTLAHAQIRASEIGSVSQIMDGTKITVQYSRPRARGRDPIFGTKAVHWGEVWTPGANYATTLETSKGVKLDGHAVPKGRYSVWFVVRQTGDWTLVLDPQDRRYHMNPPDSSATQVRFPVHVDSAAFTDVLTWSFPELRADGGTLAFQWERKRVALRVEVEPSLTVTMAAADALPYLGRFEYADKDRQGKPITAALVVTYDDTARTMKAQFDPYDAYMGRFAMIRVAPDWFVPGLYDTDGKIYEVYRPEMVFQFTRAGAKAATLDLRDENDSLQFRASRKP, from the coding sequence ATGCTTCGCTCGATCCGCGCGCTCGCCGCGCTCCTCGTCGTGCCGCCGACGCTCGCCCACGCGCAGATCCGCGCGAGCGAGATCGGCTCCGTGTCGCAGATCATGGACGGCACGAAGATCACGGTGCAGTACTCGCGGCCGCGCGCGCGCGGTCGGGATCCGATCTTCGGCACGAAGGCCGTGCACTGGGGCGAGGTGTGGACGCCGGGCGCGAACTACGCCACCACGCTCGAGACGTCGAAGGGGGTGAAGCTCGACGGCCACGCGGTGCCGAAGGGACGCTACTCGGTGTGGTTCGTCGTGCGGCAGACGGGCGACTGGACGCTCGTGCTCGACCCGCAGGACCGCCGCTACCACATGAACCCGCCCGACTCGAGCGCGACGCAGGTGCGCTTCCCGGTGCACGTGGACAGCGCGGCGTTCACCGACGTGCTGACGTGGTCGTTCCCCGAGCTGCGCGCGGACGGCGGCACGCTCGCGTTCCAGTGGGAGCGCAAGCGCGTCGCGCTGCGCGTCGAGGTCGAACCGTCGCTCACGGTGACCATGGCCGCCGCCGACGCGCTGCCGTACCTCGGCCGCTTCGAGTACGCGGACAAGGACCGGCAGGGGAAGCCGATCACCGCGGCGCTCGTCGTCACCTACGACGACACCGCGCGCACGATGAAGGCGCAGTTCGATCCCTACGACGCGTACATGGGCCGCTTCGCGATGATCCGCGTCGCGCCCGACTGGTTCGTGCCGGGCCTCTACGACACGGACGGCAAGATCTACGAGGTCTACCGGCCGGAGATGGTGTTCCAGTTCACGCGCGCGGGCGCGAAGGCGGCCACGCTGGATCTGCGCGACGAGAACGACTCGCTCCAGTTCCGCGCGTCGCGCAAGCCATGA
- a CDS encoding LLM class flavin-dependent oxidoreductase — MEIGIYTFAETGRDPVGGNTIGPAERMRDLLEEIELADQVGLDVFGVGEHHRADYVVSAPAVVLAAAAARTSRIRLTSAVSVLSSDDPVRVFQQFATLDLVSGGRAEIMAGRGSFIESFPLFGFDLHDYDALFTEKLELLLKLREQERVTWNGHFRAPLSGQGVYPRPIQDPLPVWIAVGGTPQSVVRAGTLGLPLALAIIGGTPDRFVPYVDLYRETGARAGHDASRLKVSINSHGFVAETAREAADVFYPPHADVMTRIGRERGWPPQTRAQFDAQTGPRGALLVGSPQEVIDKILYEHEIFGGLDRFLLQLTVGPTPHAAVMRAIELVGTRVAPAVRQATARAAEPA; from the coding sequence ATGGAGATCGGCATCTACACGTTCGCCGAGACGGGGCGCGACCCGGTCGGCGGCAATACGATCGGGCCGGCCGAGCGGATGCGCGACCTGCTCGAGGAGATCGAGCTGGCCGACCAGGTCGGGCTCGACGTCTTCGGCGTCGGCGAGCACCACCGCGCCGACTACGTCGTGTCGGCCCCCGCCGTGGTGCTCGCGGCGGCGGCGGCGCGCACGTCGCGCATCCGGCTCACGAGCGCGGTCTCGGTGCTCAGCTCCGACGACCCGGTGCGCGTGTTCCAGCAGTTCGCGACGCTCGACCTCGTCTCCGGCGGGCGGGCCGAGATCATGGCGGGGCGCGGCTCGTTCATCGAGTCGTTCCCGCTGTTCGGCTTCGACCTGCACGACTACGACGCGTTGTTCACGGAGAAGCTCGAGCTGCTGCTGAAGCTGCGCGAGCAGGAGCGCGTGACGTGGAACGGCCACTTCCGCGCGCCGCTGTCCGGACAGGGCGTGTATCCGCGGCCGATCCAGGATCCGCTACCGGTGTGGATCGCCGTCGGCGGCACGCCGCAGTCGGTGGTGCGCGCGGGCACGTTGGGCCTCCCGCTCGCGCTGGCGATCATCGGCGGCACGCCCGACCGCTTCGTGCCGTACGTGGATCTGTACCGCGAGACGGGCGCGCGCGCCGGGCACGACGCGTCGCGGCTCAAGGTGAGCATCAACTCGCACGGCTTCGTCGCCGAGACCGCGCGTGAGGCCGCGGACGTGTTCTATCCGCCGCACGCCGACGTGATGACGCGCATCGGCCGCGAGCGCGGGTGGCCGCCGCAGACGCGCGCGCAGTTCGACGCGCAGACGGGCCCGCGCGGCGCGCTGCTCGTCGGGAGCCCGCAGGAGGTCATCGACAAGATCCTCTACGAGCACGAGATCTTCGGCGGGCTCGATCGGTTCCTGCTGCAGCTCACGGTGGGGCCGACGCCGCACGCGGCGGTGATGCGGGCGATCGAGCTCGTGGGCACGCGCGTCGCACCGGCGGTGCGGCAGGCGACGGCGCGCGCGGCGGAGCCGGCGTGA
- a CDS encoding Uma2 family endonuclease, translating to MAMAVTIPRYTVDDLERFPSDGNRYELLDGVLLVTPGPAPVHEIVVSRILARLIVAVQLPGHAYVFGHGAVTRPPGTQLEPDILAVPPRFASDATWADVTERWLAVEVYSPSSRYYDRDFKRDAYLALGVREVWLVDRREQSVEVCRAPGAGEIVRDNIRWRVPELDLVVPVNLAEIFAGVD from the coding sequence ATGGCCATGGCCGTCACCATCCCGCGCTACACCGTCGACGATCTCGAGCGGTTCCCGAGCGACGGGAACCGCTACGAGCTGCTGGACGGGGTGCTGCTCGTGACGCCCGGGCCGGCGCCGGTGCACGAGATCGTGGTGAGCCGGATCCTCGCGCGGCTCATCGTGGCTGTGCAGCTCCCCGGCCACGCCTACGTGTTCGGCCACGGAGCGGTCACGAGGCCGCCCGGCACGCAGCTCGAGCCGGACATCCTCGCCGTCCCGCCACGATTCGCGTCGGACGCGACGTGGGCAGACGTCACCGAGCGCTGGCTCGCGGTAGAGGTGTACAGCCCCTCGTCTCGCTACTACGACCGCGACTTCAAGCGCGATGCCTACCTCGCCTTGGGCGTGCGTGAGGTGTGGCTCGTCGACCGGCGCGAGCAGTCGGTCGAGGTCTGCCGCGCCCCCGGCGCCGGCGAGATCGTGCGCGACAACATCCGCTGGCGGGTGCCCGAGCTCGATCTCGTGGTGCCCGTCAATCTCGCGGAGATCTTCGCCGGCGTCGACTGA
- a CDS encoding alpha-hydroxy-acid oxidizing protein, with translation MPDATPTPKRQTDIYLAGAAGAKPRVPVDPARLEADASRAMSAAAYAYVAGGAGSEETVRANRRAFERRRLVPRVLRDVSVRDTSVELFGRRLPSPLVVSPVGVLELAHPDADLAVARAAASLGIPMVFSSQASVPMEACAGAMHTSPRWFQLYWSRDDELVESFARRAEACGCDAIVVTLDTTLLGWRPRDLELGHLPFLRGQGIAQYTSDPVFMRKLAEPLPGAAPARVRPTAAAVRTLLAMARAVPGGALRNLRTGTARAAVRRFVATYSRPSLTWADLPFLRARTRLPIVLKGILHPDDARRALDAGVDGVWVSNHGGRQVDGSIAAVDALPAIVEAVGGRAPVLMDGGVRGGADVVRALALGARAVGVGRPYVYGLALAGEAGVREVLANLVAEFELTMALAGCRSVSEIDRGCLVELH, from the coding sequence GTGCCCGACGCCACACCGACGCCGAAGCGACAGACCGACATCTACCTCGCCGGCGCCGCGGGAGCGAAGCCACGCGTGCCCGTGGACCCCGCGCGCCTCGAGGCCGACGCGTCACGCGCGATGAGCGCCGCGGCGTACGCGTACGTCGCGGGCGGCGCGGGGAGCGAGGAGACGGTGCGCGCGAACCGCCGCGCGTTCGAGCGCCGCCGCCTCGTGCCGCGCGTGCTGCGCGACGTGTCGGTGCGCGACACGAGCGTGGAGCTGTTCGGGCGCCGGCTCCCCTCGCCGCTCGTCGTGTCGCCGGTGGGCGTGCTGGAGCTCGCCCACCCCGACGCCGACCTCGCCGTCGCGCGCGCCGCCGCGTCGTTAGGCATCCCCATGGTGTTCTCGAGCCAGGCGTCGGTGCCCATGGAGGCGTGCGCGGGCGCCATGCACACGTCGCCGCGATGGTTCCAGCTCTACTGGAGCCGCGACGACGAGCTGGTGGAGAGCTTCGCGCGCCGCGCCGAGGCGTGCGGCTGCGACGCGATCGTCGTCACGCTCGACACGACGCTGCTCGGCTGGCGCCCGCGCGACCTGGAGCTCGGGCACCTGCCGTTCCTGCGCGGGCAGGGGATCGCGCAGTACACGAGCGACCCGGTGTTCATGCGCAAGCTCGCCGAGCCGCTGCCGGGCGCAGCGCCGGCGCGCGTGCGTCCCACCGCGGCCGCCGTGCGCACCCTGCTCGCGATGGCCCGCGCCGTCCCCGGCGGCGCGCTCCGCAACCTGCGCACGGGCACCGCGCGCGCCGCCGTGCGCCGCTTCGTCGCCACGTACTCGCGTCCGTCGCTCACGTGGGCCGACCTGCCGTTCCTCCGCGCGCGCACGCGCCTGCCGATCGTGCTGAAGGGGATCCTCCACCCCGACGACGCGCGCCGCGCGCTCGACGCGGGCGTCGACGGCGTGTGGGTCTCCAACCACGGCGGCCGCCAGGTCGACGGGAGCATCGCCGCCGTCGACGCGCTGCCGGCGATCGTGGAAGCGGTCGGCGGACGCGCACCGGTCCTCATGGACGGCGGCGTGCGCGGCGGGGCGGACGTCGTGCGCGCGCTCGCGTTAGGCGCGCGGGCGGTGGGGGTCGGCCGCCCGTACGTCTACGGGCTCGCGCTCGCCGGCGAGGCGGGCGTGCGCGAGGTGCTCGCGAACCTCGTCGCCGAGTTCGAGCTGACGATGGCGCTCGCGGGCTGTCGGTCCGTGTCGGAAATCGATCGAGGGTGCCTCGTTGAACTGCATTGA
- a CDS encoding M1 family metallopeptidase, with protein sequence MSNFHRFAVMLATVAAPLSAQPRELSVADSSPFRQLPLPSPNEYRGGDGRPGPRYWQQRADYRIVASLDTATHMLRGRETIHYVNNAPRALPYLWLQVEQNICAPTSIMSTLDQPPLVFGEVSFDFSCGGFTGQPSLDTATIAGAPMKRTRYGTTLRIDLPRPLAPGASVDLDFAWHFTVPEQGVGRMGRDGPLYEIAQWYPRMAVYDDVRGWNQEPYIGAGEFYLEYGDFDVTLTLPASYLVAATGELRNPEAVLTAAQRARLAAARRSDTAVAIVTRAEAGDPRRTRPGNHPYTWHFTATNVRDFAWAGAPNWIWDASGYDGILIQTLYRPTADKWPEAQKMARTTIKHFSEQWYRYPWPHATTVEGPVQGMEYPMLTFVPNLSNRQEQFWDLAHEFGHEWFPMIVGSNERLYPWMDEGFNSFIDLRNAALYFAGTAYGDTIEVNPLHLAATHTTAGQEQPLITNPTEVRDLMWTGYQKPALMLHLLRTEVLGPERFDAAFRDYIATWAFKHPTPADFFRVMRDASGMDLDWFWRDWVYTTARLDQAVDSVTAGGADRRARVWLSSRGTMIMPAELRLTFDDGTTETVRLPVQMWNLGPRFTYRAPAGRTVRRAEVDPRKVYPDMDRANDAWERR encoded by the coding sequence ATGTCCAATTTTCATCGTTTCGCCGTCATGCTCGCGACCGTCGCCGCACCGCTCTCGGCGCAGCCGCGCGAGCTCTCGGTCGCCGACAGCTCGCCGTTCCGGCAACTGCCGCTGCCGTCGCCGAACGAGTACCGCGGCGGCGACGGACGGCCGGGGCCGCGGTACTGGCAGCAGCGCGCCGACTACCGCATCGTCGCGTCGCTCGACACGGCGACGCACATGCTGCGCGGTCGCGAGACGATCCACTACGTCAACAACGCGCCGCGCGCGCTGCCGTACCTCTGGCTGCAGGTGGAGCAGAACATCTGCGCGCCGACGTCGATCATGAGCACGCTCGATCAGCCGCCGCTCGTCTTCGGCGAGGTGTCGTTCGACTTCTCGTGCGGCGGGTTCACCGGGCAGCCGTCGCTCGACACCGCGACGATCGCCGGTGCACCGATGAAGCGGACGCGCTACGGCACCACGCTGCGCATCGACCTTCCGCGGCCGCTCGCGCCGGGCGCGTCGGTCGATCTCGACTTCGCGTGGCACTTCACCGTGCCCGAGCAGGGCGTCGGACGCATGGGGCGCGACGGGCCGCTGTACGAGATCGCGCAGTGGTACCCGCGCATGGCGGTGTACGACGACGTGCGCGGGTGGAACCAGGAGCCGTACATCGGCGCCGGCGAGTTCTATCTCGAGTACGGCGACTTCGACGTCACGCTCACGCTGCCCGCGAGCTATCTCGTCGCCGCGACCGGCGAGCTGCGGAACCCCGAGGCGGTGCTCACCGCCGCGCAGCGCGCGCGCCTCGCCGCCGCGCGCCGCTCCGACACCGCGGTCGCCATCGTGACGCGCGCCGAGGCCGGCGACCCGCGACGGACGCGTCCCGGCAACCACCCGTACACGTGGCACTTCACGGCGACGAACGTGCGCGACTTCGCGTGGGCCGGGGCGCCGAACTGGATCTGGGACGCGAGCGGCTACGACGGGATCCTCATCCAGACGCTGTATCGCCCGACGGCCGACAAATGGCCCGAGGCACAGAAGATGGCGCGCACGACCATCAAGCACTTCAGCGAGCAGTGGTACCGCTACCCGTGGCCGCACGCGACGACGGTCGAGGGGCCGGTGCAGGGGATGGAGTACCCGATGCTCACGTTCGTGCCGAACCTGAGCAATCGCCAGGAACAGTTCTGGGATCTCGCGCACGAGTTCGGGCACGAGTGGTTCCCGATGATCGTCGGGTCGAACGAGCGGCTCTATCCGTGGATGGACGAGGGATTCAACTCGTTCATCGACCTGCGCAACGCGGCGCTCTACTTCGCCGGCACCGCATACGGCGACACGATCGAGGTGAACCCGCTGCACCTCGCGGCGACGCACACGACGGCGGGGCAGGAGCAACCGCTCATCACGAATCCCACCGAGGTGCGCGACCTGATGTGGACCGGCTACCAGAAGCCGGCGCTCATGCTGCACCTGCTGCGCACCGAGGTGCTCGGTCCCGAGCGGTTCGACGCCGCGTTCCGCGACTACATCGCGACGTGGGCGTTCAAGCACCCGACGCCGGCAGACTTCTTCCGCGTCATGCGCGACGCGTCGGGGATGGATCTCGACTGGTTCTGGCGCGACTGGGTGTACACGACCGCGCGCCTCGACCAGGCCGTGGACTCGGTGACCGCGGGCGGCGCCGACCGCCGCGCGCGCGTGTGGCTGTCGAGCCGCGGCACGATGATCATGCCGGCCGAGCTGCGTCTCACGTTCGACGACGGCACGACGGAGACGGTGCGGCTCCCGGTGCAGATGTGGAACCTCGGCCCGCGCTTCACGTACCGCGCGCCGGCCGGCAGGACCGTTAGGCGCGCGGAGGTGGATCCGCGGAAGGTGTACCCCGACATGGACCGCGCGAACGACGCCTGGGAGCGGCGTTAG
- a CDS encoding transglycosylase SLT domain-containing protein, translating to MLTSPLRDRSLHLALVVALLAGGPCAAAAQADSAAAAAADSAILADSVRTVTRWLVANGAPERRARTVAAHVMEFARLRALDPLLVVGVIGVENASLAPTARSRAGARGVMQVMPSWKKDIRGCGNDMHDLRVNICLGTAVLRIALDASESVREALLRYNGCVRAKGCGVYATAVFGRAGYALLASRQSDSTAVPRRAPTAVAAAAAGGSM from the coding sequence ATGCTCACCAGTCCGCTCCGGGACCGCTCGCTCCACCTCGCGCTCGTCGTCGCGCTGCTCGCCGGGGGCCCGTGTGCCGCCGCCGCGCAGGCCGATTCCGCCGCCGCGGCGGCCGCCGACAGTGCGATCCTCGCTGATTCCGTGCGCACGGTGACACGCTGGCTCGTGGCGAACGGCGCTCCCGAGCGCCGCGCCCGCACCGTCGCGGCGCACGTCATGGAGTTCGCCCGTCTGCGCGCGCTCGATCCGTTGCTCGTCGTCGGCGTCATCGGCGTCGAGAACGCGTCGCTCGCGCCGACCGCGCGCTCGCGCGCGGGAGCCCGCGGCGTCATGCAGGTCATGCCGAGCTGGAAGAAGGACATCCGCGGCTGCGGCAACGACATGCACGACCTGCGCGTCAACATCTGCCTCGGCACCGCCGTGCTCCGCATCGCGCTCGACGCGTCGGAGTCGGTGCGGGAGGCGCTGCTCCGGTACAACGGCTGCGTGCGCGCGAAGGGGTGCGGCGTGTACGCGACCGCGGTGTTCGGACGCGCGGGCTACGCCCTGCTCGCCAGTCGGCAGAGCGACTCGACGGCCGTGCCGCGCCGGGCGCCGACGGCGGTCGCCGCCGCTGCCGCGGGAGGAAGCATGTAG